The region ACCTCGGAGAAGAGCGCCCCCAGTTCGAGGAGCTTCGCGGTATCGGCGCTCTCCTTCGGGCGGCCCTTCTTGTCGAGAAGCTCTTCCGCGAGGTCGCACGAGGCCGTTTCAAGGGTGCCTCTGGCGCACAGTTTCTCTATCCTCTGGGCGTGAAGGCGGGCGGGCATGCCGCACCCCGTGGCGAGAATCCCCAGGAGGGCGAGCGCCGCAAGCGCCGGAGACACCCGGATTTTGAGCATCCCTCTACTGTTTGCCAAGTTCCTTTTGGGCTTCTTTCGCGCTTTGCTGCTGCTGTTCATGGGTTCGCGACGGGCAAACCGCGCAACAGCCCGCAACCACGCCAAGTATCAAAACCACCAAAAGAAACGCCGCAACCTTTCTTGTCATCGCAAGTTCCTCAATTCCCGAAGGTTTTCTCTATCTCGCGGTCGAGCTCTTCGTGGGCCTTTTTCGCTTCCATCTTCTGGTGCAGCGCCTCATTGTTGCCGATGCTGGTGCGGGCGGCCTCCTTCACGGCTTCCTTGACGCCGGTGGCATCGAGGGTGACGAGGACATAAAGGACGTTGTCGGGGGCCATCCAGATCTCTTTCTGGCGGGAGCCGGAGAGAACCTGGCTTGTCACCTGTTTGGAGACGTTGGTGGCCACGCGGTCGAAAGTCTCCGCGTCGCCGACTCCCGTCGCCTCCTGAAAGTTCTTGAAGAGGTTCTTTACGTCAACCGAGATGATGCGGGCAAGCTCGTCCCTGCCGCTGGCCAGCGCCTCGGTGCGCTGGAACTGCATGCCGCCCGCGCCCTGCCGGGCGCTGCCGACGGCGGAGAGCTTTCCGGCGCTTTCGGGGCTCAGAACCCACTCCGGAGCCCCCGCCAGCGGCGCAGGCATGTTGGAGCGGTCCACCTTCGCGGGTTTCTTGCTGCAACCTGCAAAAGCAATGCAGAGGGAAAGCAATATGGCTACAAAAACAGTCGATCTTTTCACGGTACGTCTCCTCTTATTTTCAAAAGCTTAAAGTCCCAGAATGTCGGCTACGGAAGCCTCCGCGAGAACCGAGCGCGCCTTTTCGAGCGCCTTCGATTCGGCTACCTCCTCGCCGCTGAAGGATACACCGGAGGCGGTAAAATAGCTCGCGCTGAGTATCTCGCCCCCGTCCCCCTTCGCCGTGATGTCGAACTCGAACTTGATCTTTACCGCCCCTTCCTCGGTGGACTTTCGCTTGCGGGTGGCGACGGTAAGCTTGACGCAGTTGTTTCCCGAACAGCTCTCGGGGGCCAGAGATATCCTGTCTTCGGCCATCCTGTCGGTGAGAATGGTCCTGAAATCCTCCGATTCGGGGTCGCCGGTAAGATGCATCCATACCCCTGCGATGTCGCCCTTGAGCCGCGCCTGCCGCATGGAAGCGCCCTTTACCACGGCTGCGTAGGAGGAATCGCCCGACCCTTCGAGCGCGTCCAGAAGGAGAGCCTTCGGCATAATCGAATCCAGAGCCTTGAGGGAGGAGGCGTCGAACTTTGCCCTCTTGAGGGGGTTGGCTTCGAGCTCGCGCAGTTCGTCCAGTTCCCTGACCCGGCCAAGCCCCTCCTTGACCTCCACCCCGACCTTTTCGGCGTGCGCCGCCCGGTCCACCGCGACCAGAACGTAAATCTTCCCGGCGCTCTCCTCGCTCTTAATGACGCCGTAGGAGACAAAATCCAGCGGCAAACTCTTCGTGTCTATCTTCCGCTTCGAGGTGGCTTCAAAGGAACTCTTGCCGCCCTCCTCGCTCTGGGTCGCCTTTGTCGAGAACTCCGAGGTAATCGAGATAACGAGCCTGTCGGCTATCTCCGCGAGGGCGTGGCGCTCGGCCTCCTGCTGGGTGGCTCCCTCGCCAGCGCCGAAGAGATGCACGCTATCCTTCGGCGGAGAGAGAAACCAGTCCGGCACGGCGGTAAAACCCGCCGGAGCGCAGAAAAGGACCAAAAGAAAAGACAGAGATAAAAGCTTTATCCTAGTCATGAGACCCCCTTTTACCAGCCTACTGTCTGTTTCTTTCCCTGCTTTAGAATTTCCTTCTCGTTCGCCCAGACCAGAACGCCCGTCTCCACCTCCGCGAGGCTGAGGGTCATCTTGAAAAACTTCTCCTTGACCTTCCCGGCGGAGGATTCGGTGGAGGTTATCTCGCCGAAGAGGTGGTATTTCGCGGCCTGCATCTTCCCCACCTCCGGGGACTTCGAGGGGTCCGCCAGCGCCGATTCGCCGAATTTCAGCTCCTTCACCATCTCCTCGCGCGCGCCCTTCTCCGAAACGTCCGCGACGAACTTCACCTCGCCGGAACGGAGGAGGCGGGTGCGTATCGAATCGGTGATCGACTTGGTGTCGATGTGCTCGTCGGTCTTGTTGGAAACCTGGCTGATGCGGACGAGCGGAACCTCCTTGAAATACCCCTGCTTTAAAAGATCGTCCACCATCGCGTCGGCGATAAGCTGCAAATCCTTGTGGCTGAAATAAAGGCTTGTCGCCTCGGTGGTTGTCGTATCCTCGACGTAGCGCGTCTTCATCTGGCTGGAGCACCCCGAAAGCAGCGCCGCGAAAAGCACGAGCGAGAGCGAAAGGATATGGAAGCGCCTGACCATCGCGGATTCCCTTCCGGCCTTTTCGGCCGCGATAA is a window of bacterium DNA encoding:
- the lpoB gene encoding penicillin-binding protein activator LpoB, which translates into the protein MVRRFHILSLSLVLFAALLSGCSSQMKTRYVEDTTTTEATSLYFSHKDLQLIADAMVDDLLKQGYFKEVPLVRISQVSNKTDEHIDTKSITDSIRTRLLRSGEVKFVADVSEKGAREEMVKELKFGESALADPSKSPEVGKMQAAKYHLFGEITSTESSAGKVKEKFFKMTLSLAEVETGVLVWANEKEILKQGKKQTVGW